A window from Actimicrobium sp. CCC2.4 encodes these proteins:
- a CDS encoding type IV pilin protein, which produces MTESNRNGFTLIELMITVAVIAILAAVAYPSYVEQVNKSRRAEGKSAILQTASLQERFFTLNNTYSTTLVAPSTHYAITVINPATDSYLITATPNFADAKCGTLTYNQLGTQTGGGSADVAYCW; this is translated from the coding sequence ATGACAGAATCAAATCGTAATGGCTTCACACTAATCGAACTGATGATTACCGTGGCGGTGATCGCGATCCTGGCAGCGGTGGCTTATCCGTCTTATGTCGAGCAGGTCAACAAGTCCCGGCGTGCTGAAGGGAAGTCGGCGATCTTGCAGACTGCGTCGCTGCAGGAGCGTTTTTTTACGCTCAACAACACTTACTCGACAACGCTGGTGGCACCGAGCACCCATTACGCGATCACGGTGATCAATCCGGCCACGGACAGCTACTTGATCACGGCAACGCCGAATTTTGCCGACGCGAAGTGCGGTACGCTGACCTATAACCAGCTCGGCACGCAGACCGGGGGCGGTTCTGCGGATGTGGCGTATTGCTGGTGA
- a CDS encoding TonB family protein, which translates to MSRFLAGLVIILLHGVFWLLLETRMPPRHPASDAVLMVQLPVTPPAPLSASPVAALAPPVSSASAPASPLSLPIAQPVVDIREVLSDDLLQYDGGGDGYSGALEVDQRVRALADLQPVYPPSAFKLREHGRVLVEILISEQGGIDVLRILAATPGFAASALTAFDGMHFDPAMRGGRPVASRLLVELVYRLDEHIAVVTGR; encoded by the coding sequence GTGAGTCGTTTTCTGGCAGGGCTGGTGATCATCCTGCTGCACGGCGTCTTCTGGCTATTGCTTGAGACCCGCATGCCGCCGCGTCATCCTGCCTCTGATGCGGTCCTCATGGTGCAGTTGCCGGTAACGCCTCCAGCGCCGCTGTCAGCGTCGCCGGTGGCTGCGCTGGCGCCGCCTGTATCGTCGGCGTCAGCGCCGGCTTCCCCGCTGTCACTGCCAATTGCCCAACCTGTGGTGGATATCCGGGAAGTGTTATCCGACGACTTGCTGCAGTACGATGGTGGCGGTGATGGCTATTCGGGTGCACTGGAAGTCGATCAGCGTGTTCGCGCACTGGCCGACCTGCAGCCCGTTTATCCGCCGTCAGCTTTCAAGCTGCGCGAACACGGCCGGGTGCTGGTAGAAATTCTGATCAGCGAGCAGGGCGGCATCGACGTACTGCGCATCCTGGCGGCAACACCCGGATTTGCGGCCTCGGCCCTGACGGCATTTGACGGCATGCACTTTGATCCGGCCATGCGCGGGGGACGTCCTGTCGCATCACGTCTGCTGGTCGAGCTGGTCTACCGTCTTGACGAACACATCGCCGTCGTGACGGGGCGGTGA
- a CDS encoding diguanylate cyclase: MSDNEQLDKPEIDRLNRQALSCLASNRNETNRLAGISLAHSERIGYQRGSAHARLNLLSVLFHAGEFEQSEAMCKPLPALFQSLNDAEGGMTASVCLGAIATRRGDFVRSARYLDNARRLASQIPDSLNKFSLYNRLGIDALSRGDISAGPRNFLLALDIAERFGTASHRVNMLSNLASCQHDLSNDEDAIPLLGEALDIIRNEGLYSQQPLVSGNLAMCLLATGKAQEALQEITPFFDIAEIDPADKAFIHSLGAHASILLLKLDDAETLLNQAQQFALINDDHEEQMHAWLVRGMLDMAAGRTRAALAALENARSLLNTTRNPFYQQQIYKGLAGIHAKLGKWQNAYGYLEQYQSHAEASSKSARDSRLLMRHLETEMKDLKEERDSALAKQAAREADNQKLEDLNKELTHQIHHVNSLQSSLQEQAIRDHLTGLYNRRHFETCLNAVLHESSGRFPIAVVIVDLDLFKRVNDTYGHPFGDEVLIRFARLVEANLRGSDMLCRYGGEEFCILLRDADGETALNKIATIAAAYRSLVISHGTHTLTGCTFSAGVAEYPHHGITRNELLMRADTALYAAKIAGRNRALVAISD, encoded by the coding sequence GTGTCTGACAACGAACAACTCGACAAGCCCGAGATTGATCGGCTCAACCGCCAGGCTTTATCGTGCCTGGCCTCGAATCGCAACGAAACGAACCGGCTGGCCGGTATATCGCTTGCCCATTCCGAGCGCATTGGCTATCAGCGCGGCAGTGCCCATGCCCGACTGAATTTGCTGTCAGTGTTATTCCATGCCGGCGAATTCGAACAGTCCGAGGCAATGTGCAAGCCCCTGCCCGCCCTGTTCCAGAGCCTCAATGATGCCGAAGGCGGGATGACTGCCTCGGTCTGTCTGGGTGCCATCGCGACGCGGCGCGGCGACTTCGTGCGCTCTGCCAGATATCTGGATAACGCGCGCAGGCTGGCCAGTCAGATTCCCGATTCGCTCAATAAATTCTCGCTCTACAACCGGCTCGGTATCGACGCGCTCAGTCGTGGCGACATCAGCGCCGGTCCACGCAATTTTTTGCTGGCACTCGATATTGCCGAACGCTTCGGCACCGCCTCGCACCGGGTCAACATGCTGTCGAATCTGGCATCCTGCCAGCATGATCTGAGCAATGACGAGGACGCCATTCCGCTGCTGGGCGAAGCGCTAGATATCATCCGCAACGAAGGACTGTATTCGCAGCAACCGCTGGTCTCGGGCAATCTGGCCATGTGTTTGCTGGCCACCGGAAAGGCACAAGAAGCATTGCAGGAAATCACGCCATTTTTCGACATCGCCGAGATTGATCCGGCCGACAAGGCGTTTATCCATAGCCTGGGCGCGCACGCCTCCATCCTGCTACTCAAACTCGATGACGCCGAGACCTTGCTGAACCAGGCCCAGCAATTTGCGCTGATCAACGACGATCATGAAGAACAGATGCATGCCTGGCTGGTACGCGGCATGCTCGACATGGCGGCAGGTCGCACCCGCGCAGCGCTGGCAGCGCTGGAAAACGCGCGCAGTCTGCTCAATACGACGCGCAACCCGTTTTACCAGCAACAGATTTACAAGGGCCTGGCCGGCATCCATGCCAAGCTCGGCAAATGGCAAAACGCCTATGGTTACCTCGAGCAGTATCAGTCGCATGCCGAAGCCAGCAGCAAGTCCGCGCGCGACTCGCGCCTGCTGATGCGCCATCTCGAAACCGAGATGAAAGACCTCAAGGAAGAGCGCGACAGCGCGCTGGCCAAACAGGCGGCGCGCGAAGCTGATAACCAGAAACTGGAAGACCTCAACAAGGAACTGACGCATCAGATCCACCACGTCAATTCGCTGCAAAGCTCGTTGCAGGAACAGGCGATCCGCGATCATCTGACGGGCCTGTACAACCGGCGGCATTTTGAAACCTGCCTCAATGCCGTGCTGCACGAATCAAGCGGTCGTTTTCCGATCGCCGTCGTCATCGTCGATCTCGATCTGTTCAAGCGCGTCAATGATACGTATGGCCATCCGTTCGGCGACGAAGTGCTGATCCGTTTTGCACGGCTGGTCGAGGCCAACCTGCGCGGCAGCGACATGCTGTGCCGCTACGGCGGGGAAGAATTCTGCATACTGCTGCGCGATGCCGATGGCGAGACTGCCCTCAACAAGATCGCGACAATTGCCGCAGCGTACCGCAGTCTAGTGATCAGCCACGGCACCCACACGCTGACAGGCTGCACGTTTTCAGCCGGCGTGGCCGAATATCCGCATCACGGGATAACCCGCAACGAGCTGCTGATGCGCGCCGACACGGCCCTGTATGCGGCCAAGATAGCCGGCCGCAACCGCGCGCTGGTGGCGATCAGCGACTGA
- the rraA gene encoding ribonuclease E activity regulator RraA codes for MKFSSCDLCDAHEDLLRLGTLQVLPPVFQRYGQAPAFSGPAFTLKVFEDNALVRSALEQPGLGQVLVVDGGGSLRCGMVGGKLAALADTNGWNGIIVFGCVRDVDELNAGAVGIRALGLHPQRSARKGLGDAGLTVAIAGVMVRPGDWIYADADGVLVSQEPLS; via the coding sequence ATGAAATTTTCCAGTTGCGACCTGTGTGATGCCCATGAAGACTTGCTCCGGCTTGGCACATTGCAAGTGCTGCCTCCCGTCTTTCAACGCTACGGACAGGCACCGGCGTTCAGCGGACCAGCCTTCACATTAAAGGTCTTCGAGGACAATGCCCTGGTGCGTTCCGCGCTCGAGCAGCCCGGCCTGGGCCAGGTTCTGGTCGTCGACGGTGGTGGCAGTCTGCGCTGCGGCATGGTCGGTGGCAAGCTCGCAGCGCTGGCCGATACCAACGGCTGGAACGGCATCATCGTCTTTGGTTGTGTGCGTGACGTTGATGAACTCAATGCCGGTGCGGTCGGTATCCGCGCACTTGGCTTACACCCGCAACGTAGTGCGCGCAAGGGGCTGGGCGACGCCGGCCTGACTGTTGCGATCGCCGGTGTGATGGTGCGGCCCGGCGACTGGATTTATGCCGATGCCGACGGCGTGTTGGTCAGTCAGGAGCCGCTGAGTTGA
- the aroC gene encoding chorismate synthase, producing MSGNTFGTLFTVTTFGESHGPAIGCVIDGCPPGMLLSEADIQPELDRRKPGTSRHVTQRQESDTVEILSGVFEGRTTGTPIALLIRNEDQRSKDYGNITETFRPGHADYAYFQKYGIRDPRGGGRSSARLTAPVVGAAAIARKWLFEQYGTTFRGCMSQLGDIVIPFESWEHVDRNPFFAANTSVLPQLEAYMDALRKDGDSCGARIDVVADNVPVGLGEPIYDKLDAEIAYALMGINAVKGVEIGAGFKSVVQKGTEHGDELTPQGFRSNNAGGVLGGISTGQAITASIAIKPTSSIRSPRDSIDKNGQPIKVETFGRHDPCVGIRATPIAEAMLALVLMDHALRHRAQCGDVQVTLAAIPASAAPG from the coding sequence ATGTCCGGCAATACCTTCGGCACTTTATTTACCGTCACTACGTTTGGCGAATCCCACGGTCCGGCCATTGGCTGCGTCATTGATGGCTGTCCTCCCGGCATGTTGTTGTCGGAGGCGGACATCCAGCCCGAACTCGACCGGCGCAAGCCGGGCACCTCGCGGCACGTAACGCAACGGCAGGAGTCCGATACCGTCGAAATCCTGTCGGGTGTTTTCGAAGGCCGTACAACCGGCACCCCGATCGCCTTGTTGATCCGCAACGAAGACCAGCGCAGCAAGGATTACGGCAACATCACCGAGACCTTTCGTCCCGGTCATGCCGACTACGCCTATTTCCAGAAATACGGCATCCGTGACCCGCGGGGTGGTGGCCGCTCGTCGGCACGCCTGACCGCGCCCGTGGTGGGTGCTGCGGCGATCGCCAGAAAATGGCTGTTCGAACAATACGGCACAACGTTTCGCGGTTGCATGAGCCAGTTGGGCGACATCGTGATTCCGTTCGAATCCTGGGAACATGTCGACCGGAACCCGTTTTTTGCTGCGAACACCAGCGTGCTGCCGCAGCTCGAGGCGTATATGGATGCCCTGCGCAAGGATGGCGATTCCTGCGGAGCGCGCATCGATGTCGTTGCAGATAACGTCCCGGTCGGACTGGGCGAACCGATCTACGACAAGCTAGATGCCGAGATTGCGTATGCCTTGATGGGCATCAACGCCGTCAAGGGTGTGGAGATTGGCGCCGGCTTTAAATCGGTCGTCCAGAAAGGCACCGAACATGGCGACGAGCTGACACCACAAGGGTTTCGCAGCAACAATGCGGGTGGCGTGCTGGGCGGGATTTCGACCGGCCAGGCGATCACGGCATCGATCGCGATCAAGCCGACATCGTCTATCCGCAGCCCGCGCGATTCAATCGACAAGAACGGACAGCCGATCAAGGTCGAAACTTTTGGTCGCCATGATCCCTGCGTTGGCATCCGTGCCACGCCGATTGCCGAAGCGATGCTGGCGCTGGTGCTGATGGACCACGCTTTGCGCCATCGTGCCCAGTGTGGCGATGTGCAGGTGACGCTGGCGGCGATTCCGGCATCCGCAGCGCCGGGCTGA
- the leuC gene encoding 3-isopropylmalate dehydratase large subunit encodes MAQTLYDKLWDSHVVDTASDGTTILYIDRHLVHEVTSPQAFDGLKMAGRQPWRLSANLAVADHNVPTTDRAQGIADPTSRLQVETLDANAKTYGLTYFNMADKRQGIVHVIGPEQGATLPGMTVVCGDSHTSTHGAFGCLAHGIGTSEVEHVLATQTLLTKKSRSMLVQIDGALPRGVTAKDIVLAVIGQIGTAGGNGYAIEFAGSTIRSLSMEGRMTVCNMAIEAGARAGMIAVDDTTIDYVKGRPLSPVGPHWERAVTWWRTLHSDAGSRFDLVVTLDANQVKPQVTWGTSPEMVVAIDDRVPDPDKEKDPTKRDSMEKALAYMALKPNTAIADIRIDKVFIGSCTNSRIEDLRAAAAVVRGKFRASNVRLAMVVPGSGLVKEQAEREGLDKIFRAAGFEWREPGCSMCLAMNADRLEPGERCASTSNRNFEGRQGAGGRTHLVSPAMAAAAGIAGHFVDVRTL; translated from the coding sequence ATGGCTCAAACACTCTACGACAAACTCTGGGATTCTCATGTGGTCGACACGGCCAGCGACGGTACGACGATCCTTTATATCGACCGCCATCTGGTTCATGAAGTCACCAGTCCGCAAGCCTTCGATGGCCTGAAAATGGCCGGTCGCCAGCCATGGCGACTCTCCGCCAATCTGGCAGTCGCTGACCACAATGTACCGACCACCGACCGTGCCCAGGGTATCGCCGATCCGACCTCGCGCCTGCAAGTCGAGACCCTCGATGCCAATGCCAAGACCTACGGTCTGACCTATTTCAACATGGCCGACAAGCGTCAGGGTATCGTCCACGTGATCGGTCCCGAGCAAGGCGCGACCTTGCCCGGCATGACCGTCGTATGCGGCGATTCGCACACCTCGACCCATGGCGCTTTCGGTTGTCTGGCGCACGGCATCGGCACCTCTGAAGTCGAGCATGTGCTGGCTACCCAGACCCTCCTGACCAAAAAATCGCGCTCGATGCTGGTCCAGATTGATGGCGCGCTGCCACGGGGCGTCACGGCAAAGGACATTGTGCTGGCTGTGATCGGCCAGATCGGCACGGCCGGCGGCAATGGCTACGCGATCGAATTTGCCGGTAGTACGATCCGGTCGCTGTCGATGGAAGGTCGCATGACGGTCTGCAACATGGCCATTGAAGCTGGCGCCCGCGCCGGCATGATCGCCGTCGATGACACCACGATTGACTATGTCAAGGGGCGGCCGTTGTCGCCGGTCGGACCGCACTGGGAGCGCGCCGTCACGTGGTGGCGCACGCTGCACAGCGATGCCGGTTCGCGCTTCGACCTGGTCGTGACGCTTGACGCCAATCAGGTCAAGCCGCAGGTGACCTGGGGCACATCACCGGAAATGGTGGTCGCGATCGATGACCGGGTGCCGGATCCGGACAAAGAAAAAGACCCGACCAAGCGCGACTCGATGGAAAAAGCGCTGGCCTACATGGCTTTGAAACCCAATACCGCAATCGCTGATATCCGCATCGACAAGGTATTCATCGGATCATGTACCAATTCGCGTATCGAAGATTTGCGGGCCGCGGCAGCGGTCGTGCGCGGCAAGTTTCGCGCCTCCAATGTCCGGCTGGCGATGGTGGTGCCGGGCTCCGGTCTGGTCAAGGAGCAAGCCGAGCGCGAAGGTCTCGACAAGATATTCCGCGCTGCCGGTTTCGAATGGCGTGAGCCGGGTTGCTCGATGTGCCTGGCCATGAATGCCGACCGGCTCGAACCTGGCGAGCGCTGTGCATCGACGTCGAATCGTAATTTTGAAGGCCGGCAAGGTGCGGGTGGACGTACCCATCTTGTCAGTCCCGCCATGGCTGCAGCGGCAGGCATTGCAGGACATTTTGTTGACGTTCGCACCTTATAG
- a CDS encoding entericidin A/B family lipoprotein — translation MLVLASFMLSGCNTINGLGKDVERVGEKVQGASR, via the coding sequence ATGCTGGTGCTTGCCAGCTTCATGCTGTCTGGTTGCAATACGATCAACGGGCTGGGCAAGGATGTCGAGCGCGTTGGTGAAAAAGTACAAGGCGCGTCCCGTTAA
- the leuD gene encoding 3-isopropylmalate dehydratase small subunit, producing the protein MNKFNLHDGLVAPLDRANVDTDAIIPKQFLKSIQRTGFGPNLFDEWRYLDHGEPGRDNSRRPLNPDFVLNQSRYAGASILLTRKNFGCGSSREHAPWALDQYGFRAIIAPSYADIFFNNCFKNGLLPIVLTEAQIDHLFDEVRAFPGFRLVIDLELQLVSTTNGSESFPFEVDTFRKYCLQNGLDDIGLTLQQADKIRAFEERHLADKPWLTNAI; encoded by the coding sequence ATGAATAAATTTAACTTGCATGACGGCCTGGTTGCTCCGCTGGACCGCGCCAATGTCGATACCGACGCCATCATTCCCAAACAATTCCTGAAATCGATCCAGCGCACCGGTTTCGGCCCGAACCTGTTCGATGAGTGGCGTTATCTTGACCACGGTGAGCCAGGTCGCGACAACTCGCGCCGCCCGCTGAATCCGGATTTCGTGCTGAACCAGTCGCGATACGCCGGCGCCTCTATCCTGCTGACCCGCAAGAACTTCGGTTGCGGTTCCTCGCGCGAGCACGCGCCGTGGGCGCTCGACCAGTACGGCTTTCGCGCCATCATTGCGCCAAGTTACGCTGACATCTTCTTCAATAATTGCTTCAAGAACGGCCTGCTGCCGATCGTGCTGACCGAAGCGCAGATCGATCACCTGTTTGACGAAGTGCGTGCTTTTCCGGGCTTTCGTCTTGTTATTGATCTTGAGCTCCAGCTTGTCAGCACCACGAACGGCAGCGAAAGCTTTCCATTCGAGGTCGATACCTTCCGGAAGTATTGCTTGCAAAACGGTCTCGATGACATCGGCCTGACGCTGCAACAAGCCGACAAGATCCGCGCGTTCGAAGAGCGTCATCTGGCTGACAAGCCCTGGCTCACCAACGCGATCTGA
- the leuB gene encoding 3-isopropylmalate dehydrogenase, translated as MKIAILPGDGIGPEIVAEAVRVLNVLGEQFEMETAPVGGAGYEAHGHPLPDATLQLAKDADAILFGAVGDWKYDKLERALRPEQAILGLRKTLGLFANFRPAILYPELAGASTLKPEVVSGLDILIIRELTGDIYFGHPRGVRTAPDGAFKGEREGFDTMRYAETEIRRIAHVAFQAALKRDKRLTSVDKANVLETGQFWRDIVTDVHREYPAVALDHMYVDNAAMQLVRAPKKFDVLVTGNMFGDILSDAAAMLTGSIGMLPSASLDANNKGLYEPSHGSAPDIAGKGIANPLATILSAAMMLRFSLNMPAQADRIDAAVKSVLAQGLRTADIHEAGTTLVGTQAMGDAVVKALN; from the coding sequence ATGAAAATTGCAATCCTGCCGGGCGATGGTATCGGCCCGGAAATCGTCGCAGAAGCCGTGCGCGTCCTCAATGTGCTGGGCGAACAGTTCGAGATGGAAACGGCACCGGTCGGCGGCGCTGGTTATGAAGCGCACGGTCATCCGTTGCCGGATGCAACGTTGCAGCTGGCCAAGGACGCCGATGCGATCCTGTTCGGCGCGGTCGGCGACTGGAAATACGACAAGCTGGAACGCGCACTGCGTCCCGAGCAGGCCATCCTTGGTCTGCGCAAGACCTTGGGCCTGTTCGCCAATTTCCGTCCGGCGATCCTGTATCCGGAACTTGCAGGCGCCTCGACGTTGAAGCCGGAAGTGGTATCCGGGTTGGATATCCTGATCATTCGTGAACTCACCGGTGACATCTATTTCGGCCATCCGCGCGGTGTAAGGACGGCTCCTGACGGCGCATTCAAGGGCGAGCGTGAAGGTTTTGACACGATGCGCTACGCCGAGACCGAGATCCGCCGGATCGCCCACGTGGCGTTCCAGGCTGCACTCAAACGCGACAAGCGCCTGACCAGTGTTGACAAGGCCAACGTGCTCGAAACCGGCCAGTTCTGGCGCGATATCGTCACCGACGTGCATCGTGAATACCCTGCCGTTGCACTCGATCACATGTATGTCGATAACGCAGCGATGCAACTGGTACGTGCCCCGAAAAAATTCGATGTGCTAGTCACCGGCAACATGTTTGGCGACATCCTGTCCGATGCAGCAGCAATGCTGACCGGATCGATCGGCATGCTGCCCTCGGCATCGCTGGATGCGAATAACAAAGGCTTGTACGAGCCATCCCACGGTTCGGCACCGGATATCGCCGGCAAGGGGATCGCCAATCCGCTGGCTACTATCCTGTCGGCGGCAATGATGCTGCGCTTCTCGTTGAATATGCCGGCGCAGGCGGACCGGATCGACGCGGCAGTGAAATCGGTGCTGGCGCAAGGGTTGCGTACTGCCGACATTCACGAGGCAGGCACTACGCTGGTGGGTACACAGGCGATGGGCGATGCAGTGGTCAAAGCACTTAATTGA
- the asd gene encoding aspartate-semialdehyde dehydrogenase: MKLVGLVGWRGMVGSVLLQRMQEEDDFAHIEPVFFSTSNAGGKAPALARNETTLKDASDIDALKKCDIILTCQGGDYTSEIFPKLRAAGWNGYWIDAASTLRMQNDAIIVLDPVNLDVIKAGLQHGIKNYVGGNCTVSCMLMGLGGLFRHDLIDWVSSMTYQAASGGGAQHMRELLTQFGAINAEVRSLLDNPAAAILEIDRKVLAKQHAMTADETKHFGVPLAGNLIPWIDKDLGNGVSKEEWKSAAETNKILGRGIAFGAAAQPVIPMDGLCVRVGAMRCHSQALTIKLKKNVPLDEISELIASNNQWVKVVPNTREASMADLTPAAVTGSLTIPVGRLRKMEMGPEYLSAFTVGDQLLWGAAEPLRRMLRIVLEH; encoded by the coding sequence ATGAAACTTGTAGGCTTGGTAGGTTGGCGCGGGATGGTTGGTTCGGTACTTTTGCAACGCATGCAGGAGGAAGACGATTTCGCACATATCGAACCGGTATTTTTTTCGACCTCGAATGCGGGCGGCAAAGCGCCGGCATTGGCACGCAACGAAACAACGCTGAAAGACGCCAGTGACATCGATGCCCTGAAAAAATGCGACATCATCCTGACGTGCCAGGGTGGCGATTACACCAGCGAAATTTTTCCGAAGCTGCGTGCTGCCGGCTGGAACGGGTATTGGATTGATGCGGCTTCGACACTGCGCATGCAAAACGACGCGATCATTGTGCTTGATCCGGTCAACCTCGATGTGATCAAGGCCGGACTGCAGCATGGCATCAAGAATTATGTCGGAGGCAATTGCACGGTGTCCTGCATGTTGATGGGCCTTGGCGGCTTGTTCCGGCATGACCTGATTGACTGGGTGAGTTCGATGACGTATCAGGCAGCATCCGGTGGCGGTGCGCAGCATATGCGTGAGCTGTTGACCCAGTTTGGCGCAATCAATGCCGAAGTCAGGTCATTGCTCGACAATCCGGCAGCGGCGATCCTCGAAATTGATCGTAAGGTACTGGCGAAGCAGCATGCAATGACTGCCGACGAAACAAAGCATTTTGGTGTTCCGCTGGCAGGTAACCTGATTCCCTGGATCGACAAGGATCTTGGTAATGGCGTGTCGAAGGAAGAGTGGAAGTCTGCTGCCGAGACCAACAAGATACTCGGTCGTGGCATTGCGTTCGGTGCTGCTGCGCAACCGGTGATTCCAATGGACGGTTTGTGTGTCCGGGTTGGTGCCATGCGTTGCCATTCACAGGCACTAACGATCAAGCTTAAGAAGAATGTTCCGCTGGATGAGATCAGTGAGCTGATCGCCAGCAATAATCAGTGGGTCAAAGTGGTGCCGAATACGCGCGAAGCATCGATGGCTGATCTGACGCCGGCAGCCGTCACGGGTAGTCTGACGATTCCCGTCGGACGGTTGCGCAAGATGGAGATGGGCCCGGAATACCTATCTGCATTTACGGTCGGAGATCAATTGTTGTGGGGGGCTGCGGAACCATTGCGTCGGATGTTGCGGATTGTTCTGGAGCATTGA